One genomic window of Paenibacillus xylanilyticus includes the following:
- a CDS encoding carbohydrate ABC transporter permease has protein sequence MFLKWFNRLILLVYALLIIVPLYFVFVSSFKTSSNFFTSPFSWPDPFTWDNVTGMFRSQPMWQYFGNSLVVTLGTVVIELLLSSMIAYAIVRWGGSVGKIVFGLFVAGLIVPSQVSMLPIYSLTRTLGWSDSLTGLIVVSAAMLMPVSVFMLTGFMRMLNAEILEAGSMDGASEWRLYTRIALPLAAPSLAATATFLLVMVWNDLLIPMLMLSSKSKLTLPLALMQFRGEYVTNYPMMLTGVLVTAIPMIVLFILLQRYFVAGLTAGSLKG, from the coding sequence ATGTTTCTAAAATGGTTCAATCGCCTGATTTTGTTGGTGTACGCGCTGCTGATTATCGTACCGCTGTACTTCGTATTTGTATCCTCATTCAAAACAAGCAGCAACTTCTTCACCAGTCCATTCAGCTGGCCTGATCCGTTTACCTGGGATAACGTTACGGGCATGTTTCGCAGTCAGCCGATGTGGCAATATTTCGGCAACAGTCTTGTCGTGACACTGGGTACGGTGGTGATTGAGCTGCTGCTGAGCAGCATGATTGCCTATGCCATTGTTCGCTGGGGCGGAAGTGTGGGGAAAATTGTATTTGGGCTGTTCGTTGCTGGGCTTATTGTTCCTTCCCAGGTCAGCATGCTGCCGATCTACTCTCTTACACGCACGCTGGGCTGGTCGGACAGCCTAACGGGGCTGATCGTTGTATCGGCCGCCATGCTGATGCCTGTCTCCGTATTCATGCTGACGGGTTTCATGCGCATGCTGAATGCCGAGATTCTGGAGGCGGGCAGCATGGATGGGGCAAGCGAGTGGCGCCTCTACACACGGATTGCGCTTCCGCTTGCGGCACCTTCACTTGCGGCTACAGCTACGTTCCTGCTGGTCATGGTTTGGAATGATCTGCTCATTCCGATGCTCATGCTCAGCAGCAAGTCCAAATTGACGTTACCGCTGGCACTTATGCAGTTCCGCGGAGAGTATGTGACGAACTATCCGATGATGCTGACAGGGGTACTGGTGACGGCCATTCCGATGATTGTGCTGTTCATTTTGCTCCAGCGTTATTTTGTTGCAGGTCTGACAGCGGGTTCACTCAAGGGGTGA
- a CDS encoding cell wall hydrolase: MKNSIKMDQTNTMAKKHKVSGTKSANELIRAYRLELSKIAGNMEPITVSRAVTHRRGKKAGKRAGRVSLLLSAFAIALGLTMAAPSAGAQKLEKGVQSEHVLQLQEQLRDLGYFKAGLTGYYGSITKSAVRKFQQAQGLSADGIAGPATLNRLNKKAKAEGETLRQLAKLIHGEARGESFEGQVAVGAVVLNRVQSSAFPSSIPQVIFQKGQFTAIDDGQFNTKPTATSYKAARKALNGADPTNGALYYYNPKIATSLWSKSRPTLLTIGQHDFTR; encoded by the coding sequence ATGAAAAATAGTATTAAAATGGATCAAACGAATACAATGGCTAAAAAGCATAAGGTGAGTGGAACGAAAAGTGCCAATGAACTGATCAGGGCTTATAGGTTAGAATTAAGCAAAATTGCTGGCAACATGGAACCGATCACGGTGAGTCGGGCAGTAACTCATCGGAGGGGGAAAAAGGCTGGTAAAAGAGCAGGACGAGTCAGTTTACTTCTCAGTGCCTTTGCGATTGCTCTTGGTCTCACGATGGCAGCTCCATCTGCGGGAGCCCAGAAGCTGGAGAAGGGCGTTCAAAGTGAGCATGTGCTGCAATTGCAGGAGCAATTGCGGGATCTGGGTTACTTCAAAGCCGGATTGACCGGATATTACGGTTCCATTACCAAAAGTGCTGTACGCAAATTTCAGCAGGCTCAGGGCCTGAGCGCGGATGGAATTGCAGGCCCGGCGACACTGAATAGACTGAACAAAAAGGCCAAAGCCGAAGGTGAGACGCTGCGCCAGTTGGCGAAGCTAATTCACGGGGAGGCGCGCGGGGAATCCTTTGAAGGACAGGTTGCTGTAGGGGCGGTCGTCTTGAATCGGGTGCAATCCAGTGCATTCCCGTCATCCATCCCGCAGGTGATTTTCCAGAAAGGGCAGTTCACCGCAATTGATGATGGTCAGTTCAATACAAAGCCGACGGCTACTTCTTATAAGGCAGCGCGTAAAGCTTTGAATGGTGCTGATCCGACGAATGGTGCGCTCTATTATTACAATCCGAAGATTGCAACTTCGCTATGGAGCAAAAGCAGGCCGACTCTCCTGACGATTGGGCAGCACGATTTTACGAGATGA
- a CDS encoding MFS transporter has translation MTKLEVLRNPKQRKLLFSAGMSWLFDAMEVGMISFIVAALAKEWSLSPGQVGVLTSINSIGMALGALLAGALADRFGRKAILMWTLLIFTIASGLSALATGFAVLCVLRLIAGIGLGGELPVASTLVSESMPTAERGRAVVLLESFWAGGWIVSALIANFVIPEYGWRIAFAIGAVPAFYALYLRRVIQDPPRYKQNKTIRKTTFGEKVAAVWSAPHRRTTIMLWILWFTVIFSYYGMFLWLPSVVMAKGFTLVKSFQYVLIMTLAQLPGYFTAAYFIERYGRKFVLVVYLTLTAVSAIAFGLATTEAAILTAGICLSFFNLGAWGGLYAYSPELYPDSVRSTGVGLATSVGRIGGVLAPLMVGMLVQREVAISLIFTIFFVTILIGAAAVLFLGRETKGQELAE, from the coding sequence ATGACTAAACTGGAAGTGTTGCGGAATCCCAAGCAGCGCAAGCTGCTGTTCAGTGCCGGGATGAGCTGGCTGTTTGATGCAATGGAAGTCGGCATGATTTCCTTCATCGTGGCAGCTCTTGCCAAGGAATGGAGCCTCAGTCCCGGACAAGTCGGTGTGCTGACCAGTATCAACTCCATCGGTATGGCGCTCGGTGCATTGCTTGCAGGTGCACTCGCTGACCGTTTTGGCCGTAAGGCCATTTTGATGTGGACCCTGTTAATCTTCACCATTGCGAGCGGTTTGTCTGCACTGGCGACCGGCTTTGCCGTACTGTGCGTACTGCGCCTGATTGCTGGAATTGGGCTTGGTGGTGAGCTGCCTGTAGCCTCCACACTGGTATCAGAGTCCATGCCGACAGCAGAACGCGGCCGTGCCGTCGTGCTGCTGGAGAGTTTCTGGGCTGGAGGCTGGATTGTATCGGCACTCATTGCCAACTTTGTCATCCCGGAATACGGCTGGAGAATTGCATTTGCTATTGGTGCCGTTCCGGCATTCTACGCGCTGTATCTGCGCCGTGTCATTCAGGACCCGCCGCGTTACAAGCAAAACAAGACCATCCGGAAGACGACATTCGGGGAGAAAGTGGCTGCAGTCTGGTCTGCACCGCATCGCCGGACAACCATCATGCTCTGGATCTTGTGGTTTACGGTCATTTTCTCCTACTATGGCATGTTCCTGTGGCTGCCTTCCGTCGTGATGGCCAAAGGCTTCACCCTGGTCAAAAGCTTTCAGTACGTGCTGATTATGACGTTGGCACAGCTGCCTGGTTACTTTACAGCGGCTTATTTTATCGAGCGGTACGGACGTAAATTCGTCCTGGTCGTTTATCTTACACTGACGGCAGTGAGTGCGATTGCTTTTGGCTTGGCAACAACCGAAGCGGCCATTCTCACCGCAGGCATCTGTCTGTCTTTCTTCAATCTGGGGGCATGGGGCGGTCTGTACGCGTATAGTCCGGAACTATATCCAGATTCGGTTCGTTCGACAGGTGTGGGCCTTGCTACATCGGTGGGCCGCATCGGGGGCGTACTTGCTCCATTGATGGTCGGCATGCTGGTTCAGCGCGAGGTGGCCATTAGCCTGATTTTCACGATTTTCTTCGTGACGATCCTGATTGGCGCAGCGGCTGTACTCTTCCTCGGCCGGGAAACGAAGGGTCAGGAACTGGCAGAGTAG
- a CDS encoding ABC transporter substrate-binding protein — translation MRKNKKFILPLVSMLVMSLLLSACGGGDNSAAGENGSSGSGKVTISFMHWRGEDAEALNKTIDAFEKENPNIHVEMQTLPSDQYQSTVQSKISDGSVGDVFASFPGAQFNAFTKAGLFTDLTGSSFLSAYNSKLIEAGQLDGKQYAIPYQLVYNDPIYNVKLFEKYGLTPPKDWDSFLALCQTLKDNGIIPIAFAGADIGPGQFMNTMVMNNAPSDDIFTKVEAGEAKLTDEFWVKTLTQIKELNDKGYFQQDALGTKDPAAGALFIQEKAAMLASGSYQLAQNKLQNPNLEQKLLAPITVNADQAKYEGVHTTTFMLAVNSKSKHPEEAKKFIEFLSKPEVAGAYANQTGQNVTVNDVKYDSAELQVAGEWANKKTVFQPRFTILNGDNQKAVTNSIQAVLSGTSPEEAAQQAQAIIDQHIGK, via the coding sequence ATGAGAAAAAATAAAAAATTCATCCTTCCCCTGGTCAGTATGCTGGTTATGTCCTTGCTGCTGTCCGCTTGTGGGGGCGGGGATAACTCTGCAGCAGGCGAGAACGGCTCCTCCGGTTCAGGCAAAGTCACCATCAGCTTTATGCACTGGCGCGGTGAAGATGCTGAAGCGCTGAACAAGACCATTGATGCTTTCGAAAAGGAAAATCCGAACATTCATGTGGAGATGCAGACGCTCCCTTCAGACCAGTATCAATCCACAGTTCAATCCAAAATCAGTGATGGCTCAGTGGGGGATGTATTTGCCTCCTTCCCGGGTGCACAGTTCAATGCTTTTACCAAAGCCGGATTGTTCACGGACCTGACTGGATCATCTTTTCTCTCTGCCTATAACTCCAAGCTGATCGAGGCAGGCCAGCTGGATGGCAAGCAATATGCGATTCCGTATCAGCTCGTATACAACGATCCCATTTATAATGTGAAGCTGTTTGAAAAATACGGTCTGACACCGCCGAAGGACTGGGACAGTTTCCTGGCGCTCTGCCAGACACTGAAAGACAATGGAATTATCCCGATTGCCTTTGCCGGAGCGGACATTGGTCCAGGGCAGTTCATGAACACCATGGTGATGAATAACGCACCAAGTGACGACATTTTTACCAAAGTGGAAGCAGGAGAGGCGAAACTGACAGATGAGTTCTGGGTGAAAACACTCACGCAGATTAAGGAGCTGAACGATAAAGGCTATTTCCAGCAGGATGCACTGGGTACCAAGGACCCGGCGGCAGGAGCACTGTTCATTCAGGAGAAGGCAGCCATGCTTGCAAGTGGTTCCTATCAGCTCGCTCAGAACAAGCTGCAAAATCCGAATTTGGAGCAAAAGCTGCTTGCACCTATAACAGTAAACGCAGATCAGGCAAAGTATGAAGGGGTTCATACCACGACGTTTATGCTTGCGGTAAACAGCAAGTCCAAGCATCCGGAAGAGGCGAAGAAATTTATCGAGTTTCTGAGCAAACCCGAAGTGGCTGGAGCTTATGCCAACCAGACGGGTCAGAACGTAACGGTAAATGACGTGAAGTATGATTCCGCCGAACTCCAGGTTGCAGGGGAGTGGGCAAACAAGAAGACCGTGTTCCAGCCACGGTTCACTATTCTGAACGGAGATAATCAGAAGGCAGTCACCAACTCCATTCAGGCCGTGCTTAGCGGGACTTCCCCAGAAGAAGCCGCACAGCAGGCACAAGCAATTATCGATCAGCATATCGGGAAATAA
- a CDS encoding carbohydrate ABC transporter permease, which translates to MKNRIQLSLFLLPGLLLYVGLFVFPTLTGLFYSFTDWDGVSPSYAFVGLDNYKDSLSSIVFRKAFGNNVEFMLTVVIAQTFISLVLALLLVRNTKTRIVLRALYFLPAILSSVSVGLIWAFMYDPSIGLINYGLNGVGMESLARNWIGDPKIAIYSIAAVQVWAHAGQMMIVFIAGLQGIPAELYEAARMDGGSKWQVFRTVTWPLLAPSATIVVAYTTIQSFKAFDLIFTMTDGGPNYATEILTTYIYHTAFGSYSFGLASAGSMIFLVLLALLTFVQFKALRADRVSY; encoded by the coding sequence ATGAAGAATCGTATTCAGCTATCCCTGTTTCTGTTACCCGGGTTGCTGCTGTACGTGGGACTGTTCGTTTTTCCTACATTGACGGGGCTGTTCTACTCCTTTACGGATTGGGACGGGGTATCCCCGTCGTATGCGTTTGTAGGGCTGGATAATTATAAGGACAGTCTCAGCAGCATCGTCTTTCGCAAGGCCTTTGGCAATAACGTTGAATTCATGCTCACGGTGGTTATTGCCCAAACCTTTATTTCACTGGTGTTGGCCTTACTGCTCGTCCGAAATACCAAAACGCGGATTGTGCTTCGCGCCCTGTATTTTCTCCCGGCCATTTTGTCCTCCGTATCGGTTGGACTGATCTGGGCTTTCATGTATGATCCATCCATTGGATTGATCAACTATGGGTTAAACGGGGTAGGTATGGAGAGTCTTGCACGCAACTGGATCGGTGATCCCAAAATTGCAATCTACTCCATTGCAGCCGTGCAGGTCTGGGCTCATGCCGGGCAAATGATGATTGTGTTTATCGCAGGACTGCAAGGCATTCCGGCTGAACTGTATGAGGCCGCGCGAATGGATGGTGGCAGCAAATGGCAGGTATTCCGTACGGTGACCTGGCCGCTGCTTGCCCCTTCGGCTACCATTGTCGTTGCCTATACAACGATCCAATCGTTCAAGGCATTCGATCTTATTTTCACCATGACGGACGGAGGTCCGAACTACGCGACTGAAATTTTGACGACGTATATTTATCATACCGCCTTTGGCAGCTATTCATTTGGCCTCGCTTCTGCGGGTTCGATGATCTTCCTGGTTCTGCTGGCCTTGCTGACGTTTGTGCAGTTCAAGGCACTGCGTGCCGACCGGGTAAGCTATTGA
- a CDS encoding ATP-dependent DNA helicase, translated as MEADQGLSTQRYPFAYDPAEPFVSRLGEWVADVFYDILPESGFEVRDEQIFMAYQLERAYGDKKTIMAEAGVGTGKTLVYLLYAVCYARYTGKPAVIACADESLIEQLVKPGGDIAKLAEHLDLQVDARLGKSPDQYVCLNKLSAVRFADEDAPVIEEVHESLPDFVNTPGTLQAFHPYGDRKQYPHLNDRQWNKINWDPFQDCFVCPKRQRCGLTLSRDHYRRSKDIIICSHDYYMEHVWTYEARKREGQLPLLPDHSSVVFDEGHLLEEAALNALSYKLKHRIFEELVTRLLEGEIRESLAERVDEAIESSERLFRLLDTYTVAIPGSERKEVRVEAPLLREIERLTSVLDAIGEELVFESGLFSLDGYQMRVVEEHLDMIQTALSLFRKEDGYICWAEENEDETTLSIMPRTVKEILNERVFNTGIPIVFSSATLSVDNSFRYVADSLGIDDFVSFSVASPYDYADKMQMKITDQAVPGHPENENRMRDAVSMLQESGGRALILFRTMEELRTFKQDIVHVPEAQGLRFMYEGDREISDLIAAFQQDEESVLCSVNLWEGLDVPGPSLSNVMIWSLPYPPQDPVFNAKRSASAAPYEEIDLPYMLLRVKQGLGRLIRTSSDSGSAVILDESLYTKKEAKDRIAALLPKGVEWTTLTH; from the coding sequence ATGGAGGCTGACCAAGGATTGTCTACACAACGTTATCCTTTTGCATATGACCCGGCAGAGCCCTTTGTATCCCGTTTGGGAGAGTGGGTGGCCGATGTTTTCTACGATATTTTGCCAGAGTCCGGCTTCGAGGTACGGGATGAACAGATTTTTATGGCGTACCAGCTCGAACGGGCCTATGGAGATAAAAAGACCATCATGGCTGAGGCCGGTGTAGGGACAGGCAAGACGTTAGTCTACCTGCTCTATGCGGTCTGTTATGCACGTTATACGGGCAAACCGGCAGTGATTGCCTGCGCCGATGAGTCATTGATTGAACAATTGGTGAAGCCGGGCGGAGATATTGCGAAGCTGGCCGAACATCTGGATCTTCAGGTGGACGCTCGTCTCGGTAAATCACCAGATCAATACGTTTGTTTGAACAAATTAAGTGCGGTAAGATTCGCGGACGAGGATGCGCCTGTCATTGAAGAAGTGCATGAGAGCCTGCCGGATTTCGTGAATACACCTGGAACGCTTCAGGCTTTCCATCCCTATGGTGACCGCAAACAGTATCCGCATTTGAACGATCGCCAGTGGAACAAGATCAACTGGGACCCATTCCAGGATTGCTTTGTTTGTCCAAAAAGACAGCGCTGCGGACTGACGTTATCACGTGATCACTATCGCCGCTCCAAGGACATCATCATCTGTTCCCATGACTACTACATGGAGCATGTGTGGACCTATGAGGCCCGCAAACGCGAAGGACAGCTGCCGCTGCTGCCTGATCACAGCTCGGTTGTCTTTGATGAAGGACATCTGCTGGAAGAGGCAGCGCTGAACGCACTCAGCTACAAGCTGAAACACCGCATCTTCGAGGAACTGGTAACTCGGCTTTTGGAAGGGGAGATTCGTGAGTCCCTTGCAGAACGTGTGGACGAAGCGATTGAGAGCAGTGAGCGACTGTTTAGACTGCTGGATACGTATACGGTGGCAATTCCAGGCTCAGAACGGAAGGAAGTTCGTGTAGAAGCGCCGCTGCTGCGTGAAATTGAACGTCTGACCAGTGTGCTGGATGCCATCGGTGAAGAGCTGGTATTTGAAAGTGGACTGTTCTCGCTGGATGGGTATCAGATGCGAGTAGTGGAAGAACATCTGGATATGATTCAGACAGCATTGTCCCTGTTCCGCAAGGAAGATGGCTACATCTGCTGGGCTGAAGAGAATGAGGACGAGACGACACTGTCCATCATGCCTCGCACGGTAAAAGAAATCCTGAACGAGCGCGTGTTCAATACCGGGATTCCCATTGTATTCTCGTCGGCAACCTTGTCAGTGGACAATTCCTTCCGTTATGTGGCAGACAGTCTGGGGATTGATGATTTTGTATCATTCTCGGTGGCTTCTCCATATGACTATGCGGATAAAATGCAGATGAAGATTACAGATCAAGCTGTACCCGGTCACCCGGAGAACGAAAATCGGATGCGAGATGCTGTGTCGATGCTTCAGGAAAGTGGCGGCCGTGCGCTTATTCTGTTCCGTACCATGGAAGAGCTGCGAACGTTTAAACAGGACATCGTTCATGTTCCGGAAGCGCAGGGTCTGCGATTCATGTACGAAGGCGACCGGGAGATCAGTGATCTGATTGCAGCGTTCCAGCAGGATGAGGAGAGTGTGCTGTGCTCCGTCAATCTGTGGGAGGGACTGGACGTTCCGGGCCCTTCATTATCCAATGTCATGATCTGGTCGCTCCCGTATCCTCCGCAGGATCCTGTATTCAATGCTAAACGCAGTGCATCTGCGGCACCGTACGAAGAGATTGATCTTCCATACATGCTGCTGCGCGTGAAGCAAGGTCTGGGACGTTTGATTCGCACAAGCAGTGACTCGGGTTCTGCGGTTATTCTCGATGAATCGCTGTATACCAAAAAGGAAGCCAAAGACCGCATTGCGGCCCTGCTTCCCAAAGGTGTGGAATGGACCACGTTGACACACTGA
- a CDS encoding right-handed parallel beta-helix repeat-containing protein yields MELTESGVQNSSEQSAATTPAALAAGDLYVAPNGSANNPGTLASPTTLANALTQIPPGKTIFLRGGTYTFSETVTIERGNSGASGQRKNLVAYGTEKPVFDFSAQAFSSTNRGMQMFGDYWLVKGLEVKGAGDNGIFIGGSYNRLEQIEAHHNRDTGIQLGRYASTAAKSEWPAYNEIIRSYSHNNYDPDDGEDADGFAAKLTVGPGNLFDACIAAYNVDDGWDLYSKTDTGAIGAVTIRNSIAYANGATLDGTSTSNSDGNGFKLGGEKIAVNHIVENSIAFNNKKHGFTYNSNPGSIQMKNNTSWNNGQSNFAFDVGTHLFTNNLSFQGGASDKTSGTDVSSTNVWWKNKKSVNDKGLLASADDFVSLVPSVTRSSDGTPVLGNFLKLAAGSDLIGSGTPSGTNIGAR; encoded by the coding sequence ATGGAACTTACGGAAAGTGGTGTGCAAAATTCGTCGGAACAGTCAGCTGCAACAACTCCTGCTGCACTCGCTGCTGGTGATTTATATGTCGCTCCTAACGGATCAGCAAACAATCCGGGAACGCTGGCAAGCCCGACTACACTTGCGAATGCACTGACTCAAATCCCTCCGGGCAAAACCATTTTTTTGCGGGGCGGAACCTACACTTTCTCGGAAACCGTTACGATTGAGCGAGGCAACAGCGGCGCGTCTGGACAGCGCAAAAATCTGGTCGCTTACGGAACGGAAAAGCCTGTCTTCGATTTCTCCGCCCAAGCATTCTCATCCACCAATCGGGGTATGCAGATGTTCGGGGATTATTGGTTGGTTAAAGGGCTTGAAGTGAAAGGCGCGGGCGATAACGGAATCTTTATCGGTGGTAGCTACAATCGCCTGGAACAGATTGAAGCTCACCATAATCGCGATACGGGCATCCAGCTGGGACGGTACGCCTCGACTGCTGCCAAGAGTGAATGGCCTGCTTACAATGAGATTATTCGCTCCTATTCCCATAACAACTACGATCCGGATGATGGCGAGGATGCAGACGGTTTTGCCGCTAAATTAACGGTAGGCCCAGGTAACCTGTTCGACGCATGTATCGCTGCCTATAATGTGGACGATGGATGGGATCTCTACAGCAAAACGGATACGGGGGCTATTGGCGCCGTAACGATCCGTAACAGCATAGCTTATGCCAACGGCGCAACATTAGATGGTACATCCACCTCCAACAGTGATGGCAACGGCTTCAAGCTGGGCGGCGAGAAAATTGCTGTGAATCATATTGTGGAAAACAGCATTGCCTTTAATAATAAAAAACATGGCTTCACATACAACAGTAATCCCGGTTCCATTCAGATGAAAAACAACACGTCCTGGAACAACGGCCAAAGCAATTTTGCCTTCGATGTAGGCACCCATCTTTTCACCAATAATCTGTCCTTCCAGGGCGGCGCCAGTGACAAAACAAGCGGAACCGACGTCAGCAGCACCAACGTCTGGTGGAAAAACAAAAAGAGCGTAAATGACAAAGGCCTGCTCGCGAGTGCAGACGACTTTGTCTCCCTAGTACCATCTGTAACTCGCAGCAGCGATGGGACGCCAGTACTGGGTAATTTCCTGAAGCTTGCTGCAGGCAGTGATCTGATTGGCTCGGGTACGCCATCCGGTACAAATATTGGGGCGAGGTAG
- the yaaA gene encoding peroxide stress protein YaaA, with product MRIIISPAKKMKIDTDLMTSAQMPRFINESGQLLSVLQKLSYDELKALWKCNDAIAEQNMERIQKMNLKANLTPAIYAYEGIQYQYMAAGVFQQEELSYLEQHLRILSGFYGMLRPFDGVTPYRLEMQGKLQGPGFKTLYQFWGSKLADQLQSESNCILNLASKEYSKNIIPFLSEETRFINCVFGQMVDGKLVEKATRAKMARGEMVRYMAERKITDVEEIRSFDRLDFVFSEEKSDESNYVFIYPQEK from the coding sequence ATGAGAATTATCATATCACCTGCCAAAAAGATGAAGATCGATACCGATCTGATGACCAGCGCGCAGATGCCGCGTTTTATAAACGAGTCAGGACAGCTGTTGAGTGTGCTCCAAAAGTTATCCTATGACGAGCTCAAAGCGTTATGGAAGTGTAATGATGCAATCGCCGAACAGAATATGGAACGTATTCAAAAAATGAATCTAAAAGCCAATCTTACGCCAGCCATCTATGCCTATGAGGGCATTCAGTATCAGTATATGGCAGCGGGTGTTTTTCAGCAGGAAGAACTGTCGTATCTGGAGCAGCATTTGCGCATATTATCCGGTTTCTATGGCATGTTGCGGCCTTTCGACGGGGTTACACCTTATCGGTTGGAGATGCAGGGCAAACTGCAAGGTCCGGGCTTCAAAACGCTCTATCAATTCTGGGGCAGCAAGCTTGCAGATCAGCTTCAATCAGAAAGCAATTGTATTCTAAATTTGGCTTCCAAAGAGTACAGCAAAAATATCATTCCTTTTCTAAGCGAGGAAACCCGATTTATCAATTGTGTGTTTGGACAAATGGTCGATGGAAAGTTGGTTGAAAAGGCAACCCGCGCCAAAATGGCCAGAGGTGAGATGGTGCGGTACATGGCTGAGCGTAAGATTACAGATGTGGAGGAGATCAGAAGCTTTGATCGGTTAGATTTTGTTTTCTCCGAAGAGAAGTCGGATGAGAGTAATTATGTATTTATATATCCACAGGAGAAATAG
- a CDS encoding LLM class flavin-dependent oxidoreductase, which translates to MSEHEELKFGWFLPTAGDGKYVGVAPEREPSLDYLIQVAQTAETAGFEFVLIPTGGACLDAWVVGSAVMSHTQTLRPLVAIRPGLVTPVLAARMGAALDQLSGGRAMINVVTGSSVRDLEELGDPLAHAHDERYVRASEYMEVMKRSWTQSTGLNLTEFAGSGSKSNAEASSNENQEFNGQYYSFKGPVGMPETVQKPYPPFYLGGSSPIAKRVAVEHADTFLMWGEPHDWIQEQIEEIEVIREQVKQETGQDRQLRYGMRAQVLIRDTEEEAWAAAWEIISKVPPEAIEKAKAAFAETDATNQRRQNELRELSEKQQFVVGPNLWTGLSVVRSGGAILIVGTAEQVAERLMEYADLGVTTFILSGYPHLEEAEIFGEKVMPIIRSKWSTRNVKHQLSSN; encoded by the coding sequence ATGAGCGAACACGAAGAACTGAAATTCGGATGGTTTTTGCCAACGGCTGGAGACGGAAAATATGTTGGGGTTGCCCCGGAACGGGAACCGAGTCTGGATTATTTGATACAGGTAGCACAAACGGCCGAAACGGCAGGATTTGAATTCGTATTGATCCCGACCGGTGGGGCATGTCTGGATGCTTGGGTCGTCGGTTCAGCAGTGATGAGTCATACGCAAACACTTCGTCCTCTCGTGGCCATTCGGCCAGGCCTGGTTACACCAGTGCTCGCCGCACGGATGGGAGCTGCACTCGATCAGCTCTCTGGCGGACGTGCCATGATTAATGTCGTGACGGGCAGCTCGGTCCGAGATCTGGAGGAACTGGGAGATCCGCTGGCACATGCCCATGACGAACGTTATGTACGGGCGAGCGAGTATATGGAAGTGATGAAGCGTTCGTGGACACAGTCGACCGGACTCAATCTGACCGAGTTTGCTGGCAGTGGTTCCAAATCGAATGCGGAAGCATCCAGTAATGAGAATCAGGAATTTAATGGTCAATATTACAGCTTTAAAGGCCCGGTAGGCATGCCGGAAACAGTACAGAAGCCTTACCCGCCATTTTATCTGGGTGGAAGTTCACCTATTGCCAAACGAGTGGCTGTAGAGCATGCCGATACGTTCCTTATGTGGGGTGAACCGCACGACTGGATTCAGGAGCAAATTGAGGAAATTGAAGTGATCCGCGAACAGGTGAAACAGGAAACAGGACAGGATCGCCAGCTGCGTTACGGGATGCGGGCACAGGTGCTCATTCGAGATACCGAAGAAGAAGCTTGGGCAGCAGCGTGGGAGATCATTAGCAAAGTTCCACCTGAAGCCATCGAGAAAGCAAAAGCGGCTTTTGCTGAGACAGACGCCACCAACCAGCGCAGACAGAATGAGCTCCGTGAATTGTCCGAGAAACAGCAGTTCGTGGTAGGGCCCAACTTGTGGACCGGTTTGTCCGTTGTTCGTTCAGGCGGGGCAATCCTCATTGTGGGCACGGCGGAACAAGTAGCAGAGCGTCTGATGGAATACGCGGATCTCGGCGTGACCACATTCATATTGTCAGGCTATCCGCATCTGGAGGAAGCCGAAATATTTGGCGAGAAAGTAATGCCGATCATTCGCAGCAAGTGGAGTACGAGAAATGTGAAGCATCAGCTTAGCAGCAATTAA